A region from the Helcococcus ovis genome encodes:
- the rapZ gene encoding RNase adapter RapZ, with product MEVVIITGMSGAGKTSVLNICQDNDYYGIDNIPPKLISEYFQLIDSENMEYNKFVFVIDIRSGHFLNDFENEIIKLRKQGHDVKIIYLDADDDELIRRYQEKRRPHPYKNLSLGNAIKKEREEMLKIRELSDYYLNTTGFNSSSLKNKLLEILEVKEKATIHIISFGFKYGILKEADLLFDVRFITNPFYIQTLKEKSGKEEEVRNFVLGFEASKEFINKIEDLVDFLVPNFLKQSKSNLVIGIGCTGGKHRSVVISEKLNDILREKYDVNVYHREQNKW from the coding sequence ATGGAAGTAGTAATAATAACAGGAATGAGCGGAGCCGGTAAAACTTCAGTATTAAATATATGTCAAGATAATGATTACTATGGAATAGATAATATTCCTCCTAAGTTAATTTCTGAATACTTCCAATTAATTGATAGTGAAAATATGGAGTATAATAAATTTGTTTTTGTTATAGATATAAGATCTGGACATTTCTTAAATGATTTTGAAAATGAAATAATAAAATTAAGAAAACAAGGACATGATGTAAAAATCATTTATTTGGATGCTGATGATGACGAATTAATTAGAAGATATCAAGAGAAGAGAAGACCGCATCCATATAAGAATTTAAGTCTTGGAAATGCGATAAAAAAAGAAAGAGAAGAAATGTTGAAAATCAGAGAGTTATCTGATTATTATTTAAACACTACAGGATTTAATAGTTCTTCATTAAAAAATAAATTATTAGAAATTTTAGAAGTTAAAGAAAAAGCTACAATTCATATAATAAGTTTTGGTTTTAAATATGGAATATTAAAAGAAGCTGATTTATTGTTTGACGTAAGGTTTATAACAAATCCTTTTTATATTCAAACTTTAAAGGAAAAAAGTGGTAAAGAAGAAGAGGTTAGAAATTTTGTTTTAGGCTTTGAAGCGTCAAAAGAATTTATAAATAAGATAGAAGATCTTGTAGATTTTTTAGTACCTAATTTTCTTAAGCAATCAAAAAGCAATTTAGTTATAGGTATTGGATGTACAGGAGGTAAACATAGGTCAGTAGTTATTTCTGAAAAATTAAATGATATTTTAAGAGAAAAATATGACGTTAATGTATATCATAGAGAACAAAATAAATGGTGA
- a CDS encoding NUDIX hydrolase, protein MKEHSAGGVVINNGKVLILKKYYGDWVLPKGKMENNETTDITAVREVEEETGIKAEIIKKIGYARYHYLNQEDKDVSKRVDYYIMKQIGGDLIPQKEEGFSFADFVDYKMAVELLKHDSEKRMVKNAIKIYESFRGK, encoded by the coding sequence GTGAAGGAACATAGCGCCGGCGGCGTAGTCATTAATAATGGTAAAGTTTTAATATTGAAGAAATATTATGGGGATTGGGTACTACCTAAAGGTAAAATGGAAAATAATGAAACCACGGACATTACAGCTGTTAGGGAAGTTGAAGAAGAAACTGGTATAAAAGCTGAAATAATAAAAAAAATAGGATATGCAAGATATCATTATTTAAATCAAGAAGATAAAGATGTTTCTAAAAGAGTTGATTACTATATAATGAAACAAATTGGCGGTGATCTAATTCCTCAAAAAGAAGAAGGTTTTTCTTTTGCTGACTTTGTTGATTATAAAATGGCTGTGGAATTACTAAAACATGATTCTGAAAAAAGAATGGTAAAAAATGCGATAAAAATATATGAAAGTTTTAGGGGAAAATAA
- the whiA gene encoding DNA-binding protein WhiA, producing the protein MSFSNKIKKELSIVKINSKLEALIELSSILKSNASISIRNAFININFSTESEYVVKRIYKLIDYIYDYESVISRFENNSIMKKGIYNISVEDENIVNKILSDSGFDFYGNYTTKIEVIFSRIKSLEAKGISSYLRGLFIGSGSMVDPNKNYHLEVIFTTKDDLDLACKVLEYAKIDVLKGERKEKYLIYIKNSEIISNFLNIIKANRALLELENIKIEKEIRNDTNRRINFDMANINKTVNTAQKQLKYIEILEMKNKVPENLKELVKLRKKYPADSLKQLAEKFDPPISKSSVSYKMNMLKSLAEKEEKK; encoded by the coding sequence ATGTCTTTCTCAAATAAAATAAAAAAAGAATTATCCATAGTAAAAATTAATAGCAAACTGGAAGCCTTAATAGAATTGTCTTCTATATTAAAATCAAATGCAAGCATTTCAATAAGAAATGCTTTTATTAATATAAACTTTTCTACGGAAAGTGAGTACGTTGTAAAAAGAATATATAAACTTATTGATTATATATATGATTATGAATCTGTAATAAGTAGATTTGAAAATAATTCAATTATGAAGAAAGGTATATATAATATATCTGTTGAAGATGAAAACATAGTAAATAAAATTTTATCAGATTCAGGATTTGATTTTTATGGAAACTATACTACTAAAATAGAAGTAATATTTTCAAGAATAAAAAGTTTAGAAGCAAAGGGAATATCATCATATTTGAGAGGATTATTTATAGGCTCAGGCAGTATGGTTGATCCAAATAAGAATTATCATTTAGAAGTTATCTTTACTACTAAAGATGATTTGGACCTAGCTTGTAAAGTGCTAGAGTATGCTAAAATAGATGTATTAAAAGGTGAAAGAAAAGAAAAATATTTAATTTATATAAAAAATTCAGAAATTATTTCTAATTTTTTAAATATTATAAAAGCCAATAGAGCTTTATTGGAGCTTGAAAATATTAAAATAGAAAAAGAAATAAGAAATGATACTAATAGAAGGATAAATTTTGATATGGCTAATATAAATAAAACAGTTAATACAGCGCAAAAACAATTAAAATATATAGAAATTTTGGAAATGAAAAATAAAGTACCGGAAAATCTAAAAGAGTTAGTAAAATTAAGAAAAAAATATCCTGCGGATTCCTTAAAACAACTTGCTGAAAAATTTGATCCACCAATATCAAAATCGAGCGTATCATATAAAATGAATATGTTGAAATCATTAGCTGAAAAAGAAGAAAAAAAATAA